A window of the Scleropages formosus chromosome 21, fSclFor1.1, whole genome shotgun sequence genome harbors these coding sequences:
- the LOC108918661 gene encoding diamine acetyltransferase 1-like isoform X2: MPDGMKISHEELERDGFSQNPFFHCLVAEVPPQHRTKEGYTLVGYALYFYTYSTWEGRSLYMEDFYVMPEFRGKGIGKALISNVARIGKEHQCVRLNFSVLSWNTPAINFYLNKGAQDLTTSDGWHCFRFDREALDKLAEEAVKQ, encoded by the exons AGCTGGAAAGAGATGGTTTTTCCCAAAATCCATTTTTTCACTGCCTTGTTGCTGAGGTGCCACCGCAGCACAGGACTAAGGAAG GGTACACTTTAGTTGGGTATGCACTGTACTTCTACACATACAGCACATGGGAAGGGCGCAGTCTGTATATGGAAGACTTCTATGTGATGCCAGAGTTCAGAG GAAAGGGTATCGGCAAGGCACTGATAAGCAATGTGGCTCGG aTTGGCAAGGAGCACCAGTGTGTGCGTCTGAATTTTTCGGTACTGTCCTGGAACACTCCTGCCATCAACTTCTATTTAAACAAGGGTGCCCAGGACCTGACAACCAGCGACGGTTGGCACTGCTTCCGATTTGACAGAGAGGCGCTGGACAAGTTAGCAGAAGAAGCAGTCAAACAGTAA